The following proteins come from a genomic window of Macadamia integrifolia cultivar HAES 741 chromosome 14, SCU_Mint_v3, whole genome shotgun sequence:
- the LOC122061631 gene encoding AT-hook motif nuclear-localized protein 9-like, which produces MDGREAMALPGSASYFMLQQQRGVAGSGPGAQTGLHGPPGIRPLSSPTMPMQSNIGGSSAGSTFQVETSSAITPHSGNVSVPGPTGLPQGEPVRRKRGRPRKYGPDGTVSLALSPLSSSAPPASSSIAPTQKRGRGRPPGTGRKQQLASLGEWLSGSAGMGFTPHIITIPVGEDIATKIMSFSQQGPRAVCILSASGAVSTVTLRQPATSGGTVTYEGRFEILCLSGSYMLTDNGGSRSRTGGLSVSLSSPDGRVIGGGVGGMLIAASPVQVIVGSFVYGGSKAKNKTVAGAQSGPDSDLPTDDKSPVPPTSAPSNQTMTATSSMGGWPGSRLVDMRNSHIDIDLTRG; this is translated from the exons ATGGATGGGAGAGAAGCCATGGCGTTACCTGGGTCTGCATCTTATTTTATGCTTCAGCAACAGAGAGGAGTAGCAGGGTCAGGGCCAGGAGCTCAGACTGGGTTACATGGACCGCCTGGTATTCGTCCATTGTCTAGTCCAACCATGCCAATGCAATCAAATATTGGTGGCAGTTCTGCTGGATCGACATTTCAAGTAGAGACTTCGTCGGCCATTACACCCCATAGCGGTAACGTGAGTGTTCCAGGACCAACTGGGTTGCCGCAAGGAGAGCCTGTTCGGAGGAAAAGGGGTAGACCTCGGAAGTACGGCCCTGATGGTACCGTGTCGTTGGCACTATCTCCCTTGTCCTCCTCTGCTCCTCCAGCCTCATCGTCGATCGCACCAACTCAGAAGCGGGGTAGGGGAAGGCCACCGGGGACTGGCAGGAAGCAACAATTAGCTTCTCTTG GTGAATGGCTCTCTGGTTCTGCTGGAATGGGTTTTACTCCACATATCATCACCATTCCAGTAGGGGAG GACATTGCTACAAAAATAATGTCATTTTCCCAGCAAGGGCCAAGGGCTGTGTGCATTCTTTCAGCCAGTGGCGCTGTGTCTACAGTGACACTTCGTCAACCCGCTACTTCTGGAGGGACTGTCACATATGAG GGTCGTTTcgagatattatgtttatcaggATCCTATATGCTCACTGACAATGGTGGATCCCGCAGCCGAACTGGTGGTCTTAGTGTCTCCCTTTCCAGTCCTGATGGTCGTGTTATTGGTGGTGGAGTTGGAGGAATGCTTATCGCAGCAAGCCCAGTTCAG GTAATAGTGGGTAGTTTTGTCTATGGTGGTTCAAAAGCAAAGAACAAAACCGTGGCGGGTGCACAGTCAGGTCCAGATTCTGATCTACCAACGGATGATAAATCACCGGTCCCTCCAACAAGTGCCCCTTCCAATCAAACTATGACAGCTACTTCTTCGATGGGTGGGTGGCCTGGATCTCGGCTGGTGGATATGAGGAATTCTCACATCGACATTGACTTGACACGTGGATGA